The following are from one region of the Stigmatella ashevillena genome:
- the gcvP gene encoding aminomethyl-transferring glycine dehydrogenase, which yields MSLHWKHQESFAGRHIGPDEHELKSMLEALDASSLDAFIGRVVPQAIRSQEPLRLGAAQGEHELLAVLEGIAAKNQIFKSFIGLGYSDTHTPNVILRNIFQNPGWYTQYTPYQAEIAQGRLEALLNFQTMVMDLTGLEVANASLLDEGTAAAEAMAMALNVKGEGRGGAFFVSDSCHPQTIQVVRTRAEPLGVEVVVGDHRTVDMAAKKFFGALVQYPATDGVVHDYRAFAAEVHTFGGLLVMATDLLSLTLLTPPGELGADVAVGSAQRLGVPMGYGGPHAAFFSTKSAYTRLMPGRIIGVSEDAQGRRALRMALQTREQHIRREKATSNICTAQVLLAVMAGMYAVYHGPQGLKAIAERVHGLTALLARGLEKLGHKPKHTEFFDTLRVELSPQQVRSVLAGAEAKALNFRRIDERSIGLSLDETTRAADVETILSVFGSWQAQGVSLDELGAGLASPVQAGLQRKSAYLTHQVFNSYHSETEMLRYIRRLESRDLSLTHSMIPLGSCTMKLNATAEMIPVTWPRFGGLHPFAPTSQAAGYKVIFEQLERMLSEVTGFAGCSLQPNAGSQGEYAGLLVIRGYHQSRGQGHRDVCLIPSSAHGTNPASAVMAGYHVVVTKCDDQGNIDIEDLRARADEYKDRLAALMVTYPSTHGVFEEGIKEICALIHERGGQVYMDGANLNAQVGLMKPGQLGADVCHINLHKTFCIPHGGGGPGMGPICVAPHLTKFLPGHPVIATGGGEAIGAISAAPWGSASILLISWMYMSMMGGEGLTRATKMAILNANYVAKRLDAHYPVLYRGKAGGVAHECIVDLRPLKKTAGIEVEDVAKRLMDYGFHAPTVSFPVAGTLMIEPTESESQAELDRFCEAMISIREEIREIEEGKAPKDNNVLKNAPHTARVLTAPEWNRPYSREKAAFPAKWVHESKFWPAVGRLNNVLGDRKLVCSCPPMEDYLTPVPPKAA from the coding sequence ATGTCCCTTCACTGGAAGCATCAGGAGTCCTTCGCCGGACGCCACATCGGCCCGGATGAGCACGAGTTGAAGTCGATGCTGGAGGCACTGGACGCCAGCTCCCTCGACGCGTTCATCGGCCGGGTGGTGCCTCAGGCCATCCGTTCCCAGGAGCCCTTGCGGCTGGGCGCTGCCCAGGGCGAGCACGAGCTGCTGGCGGTGCTGGAGGGCATCGCGGCGAAGAACCAGATCTTCAAGTCCTTCATCGGGTTGGGCTACTCCGACACGCACACCCCGAACGTCATCCTGCGCAACATCTTCCAAAACCCGGGCTGGTACACCCAGTACACCCCGTATCAGGCGGAGATTGCTCAGGGCCGGTTGGAGGCGCTGCTCAACTTCCAGACGATGGTGATGGACCTGACGGGGCTGGAGGTGGCCAACGCCTCGCTGCTCGATGAGGGCACCGCGGCCGCCGAGGCCATGGCCATGGCCCTCAACGTCAAGGGCGAGGGCCGGGGAGGCGCCTTCTTCGTCTCCGACTCGTGCCACCCGCAGACGATCCAGGTGGTGCGCACCCGCGCCGAGCCCCTGGGCGTGGAGGTGGTGGTTGGAGACCATCGGACCGTGGACATGGCGGCGAAGAAGTTCTTCGGCGCGCTCGTGCAGTACCCGGCCACCGACGGCGTGGTGCACGACTACCGGGCCTTCGCGGCCGAGGTGCACACCTTCGGCGGCTTGCTGGTGATGGCCACGGATCTGCTGTCCCTCACGCTGCTCACCCCGCCGGGCGAGCTGGGCGCGGATGTCGCGGTGGGAAGCGCCCAGCGCTTGGGCGTCCCCATGGGCTATGGCGGCCCGCACGCGGCCTTCTTCTCCACGAAGAGCGCCTACACGCGCCTGATGCCCGGGCGCATCATCGGTGTGTCCGAGGATGCCCAGGGCCGGCGGGCGCTGCGCATGGCGCTCCAGACGCGCGAGCAACACATCCGCCGGGAGAAGGCCACGAGCAACATCTGCACCGCGCAGGTGCTGCTGGCCGTCATGGCCGGCATGTACGCCGTCTACCATGGGCCCCAGGGGCTCAAGGCCATCGCGGAGCGGGTGCACGGGCTGACGGCGCTGCTGGCGCGGGGCCTGGAGAAGCTGGGCCACAAGCCCAAGCACACCGAGTTCTTCGACACGCTGCGCGTGGAGCTGTCGCCCCAGCAGGTGCGCTCCGTCCTCGCGGGCGCCGAGGCCAAGGCGCTCAACTTCCGCCGCATCGATGAACGCTCCATTGGCCTGTCCCTGGACGAGACGACGCGCGCGGCCGACGTGGAAACCATCCTCTCGGTGTTTGGTTCCTGGCAGGCGCAGGGCGTGAGCCTGGACGAGCTGGGCGCGGGGCTCGCCAGCCCGGTGCAGGCAGGGCTCCAGCGCAAGAGCGCGTACCTCACGCACCAGGTCTTCAACAGCTACCACTCCGAGACGGAGATGCTGCGGTACATCCGTCGGCTCGAGTCGCGCGACCTGTCGCTCACGCACTCGATGATTCCGCTGGGCTCGTGCACCATGAAGCTCAACGCCACCGCGGAGATGATCCCCGTCACGTGGCCCCGGTTCGGCGGGCTGCACCCCTTCGCGCCCACGTCACAGGCGGCGGGCTACAAGGTCATCTTCGAGCAGCTCGAGCGCATGCTGTCGGAAGTGACGGGGTTCGCGGGCTGCTCGCTCCAACCCAACGCGGGCAGCCAGGGCGAGTACGCGGGCCTGCTGGTCATCCGCGGGTACCACCAGAGCCGGGGGCAGGGGCACCGGGACGTGTGCCTCATTCCTTCCTCCGCGCACGGCACCAACCCGGCCTCGGCGGTCATGGCGGGCTACCACGTCGTCGTCACCAAGTGCGATGACCAGGGCAACATCGACATCGAGGATCTGCGCGCCCGGGCGGACGAGTACAAGGACCGGCTGGCGGCGCTGATGGTGACGTATCCGTCCACGCACGGCGTGTTCGAAGAGGGCATCAAGGAGATCTGCGCCCTCATCCACGAGCGTGGTGGTCAGGTGTACATGGATGGCGCGAACCTGAACGCGCAGGTGGGGCTGATGAAGCCGGGGCAGCTCGGCGCGGACGTGTGCCACATCAACCTGCACAAGACGTTCTGCATCCCCCACGGCGGTGGCGGCCCGGGCATGGGCCCCATCTGCGTGGCGCCGCACCTGACGAAGTTCCTGCCCGGCCATCCGGTCATCGCCACGGGCGGTGGGGAAGCCATTGGCGCCATCTCGGCGGCGCCGTGGGGCAGCGCCAGCATCCTGCTCATCTCGTGGATGTACATGTCGATGATGGGCGGGGAGGGGCTCACGCGGGCCACGAAGATGGCCATCCTCAACGCCAACTACGTGGCCAAGCGGCTGGATGCGCACTACCCGGTGCTCTACCGCGGCAAGGCGGGCGGCGTGGCGCACGAGTGCATCGTGGACCTGCGGCCGCTGAAGAAGACCGCGGGCATTGAAGTGGAGGACGTGGCCAAGCGGCTGATGGACTACGGCTTCCACGCGCCCACGGTGTCCTTCCCGGTGGCGGGCACGTTGATGATCGAGCCCACGGAGAGCGAGTCCCAGGCGGAGCTGGACCGCTTCTGCGAGGCGATGATCTCCATCCGCGAGGAGATCCGCGAAATCGAGGAGGGCAAGGCGCCCAAGGACAACAATGTCCTGAAGAACGCCCCGCACACCGCCCGGGTCCTGACGGCGCCCGAGTGGAACCGGCCCTACTCGCGCGAGAAGGCCGCGTTCCCGGCGAAGTGGGTGCACGAGAGCAAGTTCTGGCCCGCCGTGGGGCGGCTGAACAACGTGCTGGGAGACCGCAAGCTCGTCTGCTCCTGCCCGCCGATGGAGGACTACCTGACGCCGGTCCCGCCCAAGGCGGCCTGA
- the gcvH gene encoding glycine cleavage system protein GcvH, with translation MAENIPADLKYTQEHEWTRSKGKVIVVGVTHHAQEALGDVVYVELPKLGASLTAGKQFGVIESTKAVSELFSPLSGTVVQVNDALTGNPSIVNTDPYGEGWILEVEPSDPKQLDGLLSPQAYSDLLK, from the coding sequence ATGGCTGAAAACATTCCCGCTGACCTGAAGTACACCCAGGAGCATGAGTGGACCCGCTCCAAGGGCAAGGTCATCGTGGTGGGCGTCACCCACCACGCCCAGGAGGCCCTGGGCGATGTGGTCTACGTGGAACTGCCGAAGCTGGGCGCGTCCCTCACGGCCGGTAAGCAGTTCGGCGTCATCGAATCCACCAAGGCCGTCTCCGAGCTGTTTTCGCCCCTCAGCGGCACGGTGGTCCAAGTCAATGACGCGCTCACCGGCAACCCCTCCATCGTGAACACCGACCCGTACGGCGAGGGGTGGATTCTCGAGGTCGAGCCGTCGGACCCCAAGCAGCTGGACGGGCTCTTGAGCCCCCAGGCTTACTCGGACCTGCTCAAGTAG
- the gcvT gene encoding glycine cleavage system aminomethyltransferase GcvT — MALRTPLNEAHRKLGARMVDFVGWDMPVQYSSVIAEHEAVRQAVGLFDVSHMGEIEFSGPGALEAANPLISNDLVRCKDGQALYAGLLTEQGTFVDDVVAYRFSPEHILICVNSSNRAKDFAWMSERAQGVKPVDRSDEFAQLAVQGPKAEALVQRLTKTEVSKARLDTYRFTTGEVAGVQCILSRTGYTGEDGFELYCPPDRAEALWNALLTEGKADGVKPCGLGARDSLRTEMKYALYGNDIDEAHTALEAGLGWIVKWDKAGGFIGKQALEKQKAEGVQRKLVGFELTGSGIPRHGYPILKDGQRVGEVTSGTMGPSVKKPIGMGYVPAALASEGSTFDVEIRGRAVAAQVVKTPFRKKP, encoded by the coding sequence ATGGCCTTGCGCACACCCCTCAACGAGGCCCACCGCAAGCTAGGCGCTCGGATGGTCGACTTCGTGGGTTGGGACATGCCCGTCCAGTATTCCTCCGTCATCGCCGAGCACGAGGCGGTCCGCCAGGCGGTGGGGCTCTTCGACGTCTCGCACATGGGCGAGATTGAATTCTCGGGCCCGGGGGCCCTGGAGGCGGCCAACCCGCTCATCTCCAACGATCTGGTCCGTTGCAAGGACGGGCAGGCCCTCTACGCGGGGCTGCTGACCGAGCAGGGCACCTTCGTGGATGACGTGGTCGCCTACCGGTTTTCGCCCGAGCACATTTTAATCTGCGTCAACTCGAGCAACCGAGCGAAGGACTTCGCCTGGATGAGCGAGCGCGCCCAAGGCGTGAAGCCCGTGGACCGGAGCGACGAGTTCGCGCAGCTCGCCGTCCAGGGGCCCAAGGCCGAGGCCCTGGTGCAGCGCCTGACGAAGACGGAGGTCTCCAAGGCCCGGCTGGACACCTACCGCTTCACCACGGGGGAGGTCGCTGGCGTGCAGTGCATCCTTTCCCGGACCGGGTACACGGGCGAGGATGGCTTCGAGCTGTACTGCCCCCCGGACCGCGCGGAAGCGCTGTGGAACGCACTCCTCACTGAGGGGAAGGCGGACGGGGTAAAGCCCTGCGGCCTGGGCGCCCGTGACAGCCTGCGCACGGAGATGAAGTACGCCCTTTATGGCAACGACATCGATGAGGCGCACACCGCCCTGGAGGCCGGTCTGGGCTGGATCGTCAAGTGGGACAAGGCCGGGGGCTTTATCGGGAAGCAGGCCCTGGAGAAGCAGAAGGCCGAGGGCGTCCAGCGCAAGCTGGTGGGCTTCGAGCTGACCGGCAGCGGCATTCCCCGTCACGGCTATCCCATCCTCAAGGACGGGCAGCGGGTGGGGGAGGTGACCAGTGGCACCATGGGTCCTTCCGTCAAGAAGCCCATTGGGATGGGCTATGTCCCCGCGGCGCTGGCCTCCGAGGGGTCCACCTTCGATGTGGAGATCCGCGGCCGTGCCGTGGCGGCCCAAGTGGTCAAGACGCCTTTCAGGAAGAAGCCTTAA
- the metF gene encoding methylenetetrahydrofolate reductase [NAD(P)H], whose protein sequence is MKIRNRLNPSNPCFSFEFFPPKTDEGTENLLKTVEELAPLEPGFVSVTYGAGGSTREKTLGLVTRIKQTTGIESMAHLTCVGHTRDELREVLQQLEEAKLDNVLVLRGDPPRGQTVFEPTPGGFRYASELVEFIREEDFNFCVGGACYPEGHVETASRDEDLQHLKAKVDAGLDFIITQLFFDNAFYFDFVERARRAGINVPIVPGIMPITNVEQVQRFTRLCGSTVPMRLGLQLDRVKDQPDAVVQLGVAHATVQCMELLARGVPGIHFYTLNKSPATRMILGALRSRS, encoded by the coding sequence ATGAAGATCCGCAATCGTTTGAATCCATCCAACCCCTGCTTCTCGTTCGAATTCTTTCCCCCCAAGACCGACGAGGGGACGGAAAACCTATTGAAGACCGTGGAGGAGCTCGCGCCGCTGGAGCCCGGCTTCGTCTCGGTGACGTACGGGGCAGGCGGGAGCACCCGCGAGAAGACGCTGGGGCTGGTGACGCGCATCAAGCAGACCACCGGCATCGAGTCGATGGCGCACCTGACCTGCGTGGGACACACCCGCGACGAGCTGCGGGAGGTGCTCCAGCAATTGGAGGAGGCGAAGCTGGACAACGTGCTGGTGCTGCGGGGCGATCCGCCCCGGGGACAGACGGTGTTCGAGCCCACCCCGGGCGGCTTCCGCTACGCCTCGGAGCTGGTGGAGTTCATCCGCGAGGAGGACTTCAACTTCTGCGTCGGAGGGGCGTGCTACCCGGAAGGTCACGTGGAGACCGCGTCCCGGGACGAGGACCTCCAGCACCTGAAAGCCAAGGTGGACGCGGGGTTGGACTTCATCATCACGCAGCTCTTTTTCGACAACGCCTTCTACTTCGACTTCGTCGAGCGGGCCCGGCGCGCGGGCATCAACGTCCCCATCGTCCCGGGCATCATGCCCATCACCAACGTGGAGCAGGTCCAGCGCTTCACCCGCCTGTGCGGCTCCACGGTGCCCATGCGGCTGGGGCTCCAGCTCGATCGCGTGAAGGACCAGCCCGACGCGGTGGTGCAGCTCGGCGTGGCGCACGCCACCGTCCAGTGCATGGAGCTGCTCGCGCGCGGGGTTCCCGGCATCCACTTCTACACGCTCAACAAGTCTCCGGCGACGCGGATGATCCTGGGTGCGCTGAGGAGCCGGTCGTGA
- a CDS encoding ADP-ribosylglycohydrolase family protein: MPTHEQRLAGGVYGLLIGDALGVPYEFHPPAQIPPPEQIEFEPPSGFHRAHAGVLPGTWSDDGAHAHCLLASLLYRGQLDVEDLGRRLVNWFELGYMAVGGQVFDVGIQTRSALTSFREGVSGLESGPRGEKDNGNGSLMRVLPLALWHAGSDEALAADAMRQSLVTHGHLRSQVCCALYCLWARRTLEEVADPWDAAVASFHRLFPPGTAAREELDTQVRPHTPEAGKGSGYVVDCLLSARDCVRRGSTYEQVVKAAVALGHDTDTTAAVAGGIAGVRDGIEAIPGRWLAALRDRDAVEPMVTALRELRGRRPSSPQGG; the protein is encoded by the coding sequence ATGCCAACGCATGAGCAGCGGCTCGCGGGTGGGGTGTACGGGCTTTTGATCGGGGATGCGCTCGGCGTCCCTTACGAGTTCCATCCGCCCGCGCAGATTCCCCCTCCCGAGCAGATCGAGTTCGAGCCACCCTCGGGCTTTCACCGCGCCCACGCCGGGGTGCTTCCGGGCACGTGGTCCGATGATGGTGCGCACGCCCATTGCCTCCTGGCCTCGTTGCTCTACCGGGGGCAGTTGGACGTGGAGGATCTCGGGCGGCGGCTCGTGAACTGGTTCGAGCTGGGCTACATGGCCGTGGGGGGCCAGGTCTTCGATGTGGGCATCCAGACCCGGAGTGCCCTCACCTCTTTCCGGGAGGGGGTCTCGGGGCTCGAGTCAGGGCCTCGGGGCGAGAAGGACAACGGGAATGGGTCCCTCATGAGGGTGCTCCCGCTGGCGCTCTGGCACGCGGGCTCTGATGAGGCGCTCGCGGCCGATGCCATGCGGCAGTCCCTGGTGACACACGGGCACCTGCGCTCGCAGGTGTGCTGCGCGCTGTATTGCCTGTGGGCCCGGAGGACGCTGGAGGAGGTGGCCGACCCCTGGGACGCGGCCGTGGCGTCTTTCCACCGGCTGTTTCCGCCCGGCACCGCGGCCCGTGAGGAGCTGGACACGCAGGTCCGGCCCCACACGCCGGAGGCGGGAAAAGGCTCCGGGTACGTGGTGGACTGTCTGCTCTCGGCGCGGGACTGCGTGAGGCGCGGCTCCACCTATGAGCAGGTGGTGAAGGCGGCCGTGGCGCTCGGCCATGACACCGACACCACCGCCGCCGTGGCGGGGGGAATCGCCGGTGTCCGGGATGGCATCGAGGCCATTCCCGGGCGGTGGCTGGCGGCCCTCCGGGACCGGGACGCCGTGGAGCCGATGGTCACGGCGCTGCGGGAGCTCAGGGGGCGAAGGCCTTCCTCACCTCAGGGCGGCTGA
- the folD gene encoding bifunctional methylenetetrahydrofolate dehydrogenase/methenyltetrahydrofolate cyclohydrolase FolD, protein MAQLIDGKAIAARIRAEVKADVERLKASRGLVPGLAVVRVGEDPASKIYVTGKKKAAEEVGFQSWEHALGADTSQDELLARVRQLNEDPAVHGILVQLPLPKHIDAERIISAVSPEKDVDGFHPVNAGRLSLGQPGLRPCTPFGAMRLLAEVSCAPAGKRAVVVGRSNIVGKPMALMLLQADATVTICHRKSDLPREVAQADILVVAVGVPELIQGEWIKPGAVVIDVGMNRKADGKLVGDVAFQAAAQRASAITPVPGGVGPMTIAMLMRNTFIAASGGV, encoded by the coding sequence ATGGCCCAGTTGATCGATGGCAAGGCAATCGCGGCGCGGATTCGGGCGGAGGTCAAGGCGGACGTCGAGCGACTCAAGGCCTCGCGGGGGCTCGTCCCGGGGCTGGCCGTGGTCCGGGTGGGGGAGGATCCCGCCTCGAAGATCTACGTCACCGGCAAGAAGAAGGCGGCCGAGGAGGTCGGCTTCCAGTCCTGGGAGCACGCCCTGGGCGCGGACACCTCCCAGGACGAGCTGCTGGCCCGGGTGCGCCAGCTCAACGAGGATCCTGCGGTCCACGGCATCCTCGTCCAGCTTCCGCTGCCCAAGCACATCGACGCGGAGCGCATCATCTCCGCCGTGAGCCCCGAGAAGGACGTGGACGGTTTTCACCCGGTCAACGCGGGCCGGCTGTCGCTGGGGCAGCCGGGGCTGAGGCCCTGCACGCCCTTTGGCGCGATGCGGCTGTTGGCGGAGGTGTCGTGTGCGCCCGCGGGGAAGCGGGCCGTGGTGGTGGGGCGCAGCAACATCGTGGGCAAGCCCATGGCGCTGATGCTGCTCCAGGCGGACGCCACGGTGACGATCTGCCACCGCAAGAGCGATCTGCCCCGCGAGGTGGCTCAGGCGGACATCCTGGTCGTCGCGGTGGGGGTGCCCGAGCTCATTCAGGGCGAGTGGATCAAACCCGGCGCGGTCGTCATCGATGTGGGGATGAACCGCAAGGCGGATGGAAAGCTGGTGGGGGACGTGGCGTTCCAGGCCGCCGCCCAGCGTGCGTCCGCCATCACCCCGGTTCCCGGAGGCGTGGGGCCCATGACCATCGCGATGCTGATGCGCAACACGTTCATCGCCGCTTCGGGCGGCGTGTAG
- a CDS encoding TerB family tellurite resistance protein, with protein MAPGKVLGAMVGLMIGLWMGGPLSIVLCVFVGAVAGHFYDQANALPPEDPTEGLRERFAPPGAREPLSRAALDAQAQEHFARHLCALFIEVARADGDVVRDEVRVAREYFQNELKYGPEALNLVRRHLKAFLTHPPPLEESIEACREELPTGDRLLLVDALYHLALTDGPLQRSEQESLRQIAQGLGLTEEDRRAVALRYLAVDDTQYARLGLSPDASDAEVKRAYRQLAATHHPDRVAHLGQGAIEQATRRFQEINEAYEEIRRLRGL; from the coding sequence GTGGCCCCTGGAAAAGTTCTCGGCGCGATGGTTGGGCTGATGATCGGGCTCTGGATGGGGGGCCCGCTGTCCATCGTTCTGTGCGTCTTCGTGGGGGCCGTGGCCGGCCACTTCTACGATCAAGCCAACGCCCTGCCACCCGAGGACCCCACCGAAGGGCTGCGCGAGCGCTTTGCCCCTCCGGGCGCCCGGGAGCCCCTGTCCCGCGCGGCCCTCGACGCACAGGCCCAGGAGCACTTCGCCCGGCACCTGTGCGCCCTCTTCATCGAGGTGGCACGGGCCGATGGAGACGTCGTCCGGGACGAGGTGCGCGTGGCGCGTGAGTACTTCCAGAACGAGCTGAAGTACGGCCCCGAGGCACTGAACCTCGTGCGTCGGCACCTCAAGGCGTTTCTCACCCACCCGCCCCCCCTGGAAGAGTCCATCGAAGCCTGCCGGGAGGAGTTGCCCACCGGAGACCGGCTCCTGCTGGTCGATGCGCTCTACCACCTCGCGCTCACCGATGGCCCCCTCCAGCGCTCCGAGCAGGAGTCCCTGCGCCAGATTGCCCAGGGGCTGGGGCTGACCGAGGAGGACCGGCGCGCCGTGGCCCTGCGCTACCTCGCGGTGGACGATACCCAGTACGCCCGGCTCGGGCTCTCCCCGGACGCCTCGGACGCCGAGGTGAAGCGCGCCTACCGCCAGCTCGCTGCCACCCACCACCCCGATCGCGTCGCCCACCTGGGACAGGGAGCAATCGAGCAAGCCACCCGGCGCTTTCAGGAGATCAACGAGGCATATGAAGAAATCAGACGCCTGCGCGGGCTATAG
- a CDS encoding Smr/MutS family protein produces the protein MSHRNGPPKKKEEGFNHNPFKDAIKSLQKKEKAPEPSKAKAPPPPPAKKKHIPEEDDVSLFYAAMDGVQQITERGEAPPPNPRLPELINEHAEALAQLSELVSGQGEFDLSDSNEFIEGASPGMDRNLMRALRRGDFSPQGQLDLHGMTQAEAKEAVDRFLTGSQRAKKRCVLIVHGRGLNSPDQMPVLKEQLKGWLSQKRIGKMVMAFATARPQDGGTGAVYVLLRR, from the coding sequence ATGAGCCACCGCAACGGCCCCCCCAAGAAGAAGGAAGAGGGCTTCAACCACAACCCCTTCAAGGACGCGATCAAGTCCCTCCAGAAGAAGGAGAAGGCCCCCGAGCCCTCCAAGGCCAAGGCCCCGCCTCCCCCCCCTGCCAAGAAGAAACACATCCCCGAAGAGGACGATGTCTCCCTCTTCTATGCGGCCATGGACGGGGTGCAGCAGATCACCGAACGCGGCGAAGCCCCCCCGCCCAACCCACGTCTGCCCGAGCTCATCAACGAGCATGCCGAGGCACTCGCGCAGCTCTCCGAGCTCGTCTCGGGCCAGGGTGAATTCGATCTCTCGGACTCGAACGAGTTCATCGAAGGGGCCTCCCCGGGCATGGACCGCAACCTGATGCGGGCGCTGCGCCGTGGAGATTTCTCCCCCCAGGGACAGTTGGATCTCCATGGAATGACCCAGGCGGAGGCCAAAGAGGCCGTGGACCGCTTCCTCACCGGCAGCCAGCGCGCCAAGAAGCGGTGCGTGCTCATCGTCCACGGACGGGGGCTGAACTCCCCAGATCAGATGCCGGTGCTCAAGGAGCAGCTCAAGGGGTGGTTGAGCCAGAAACGCATCGGAAAGATGGTGATGGCGTTCGCCACCGCACGTCCCCAGGACGGGGGAACCGGGGCGGTCTACGTGCTGCTCCGCCGGTAG